From one Cyanobacterium stanieri PCC 7202 genomic stretch:
- a CDS encoding hypothetical protein (KEGG: syn:sll0382 hypothetical protein~SPTR: Sll0382 protein), with protein MVNKLFCFTSALIISLLITPVKTFAHGVVLDYEKVDAIALIAQYDTGEPMSNAQVVVYAPNNPDEPYLQGVADENGNFTFTPDKTITGNWTVRVRTAGHGSIINIPVESTSETVASENTDHDSNEISTENNTSETQSPTPRQSSSPNTSQRLLMAVSGVWGFVGTALFFSRSKKM; from the coding sequence ATGGTTAATAAACTATTTTGCTTTACTTCTGCACTAATTATTTCATTATTGATAACCCCCGTGAAAACCTTTGCCCATGGGGTCGTCCTTGATTATGAAAAAGTAGATGCGATCGCCCTTATCGCCCAATATGATACAGGAGAACCCATGAGTAACGCCCAAGTGGTGGTATATGCCCCCAACAACCCTGATGAACCCTATTTACAGGGAGTAGCGGACGAAAATGGTAATTTTACTTTCACCCCCGACAAAACCATCACAGGAAACTGGACAGTTAGAGTAAGAACAGCAGGTCATGGTAGTATTATTAACATTCCCGTGGAATCTACCAGCGAAACGGTAGCCTCTGAAAATACTGACCATGATAGCAATGAAATCTCAACTGAAAATAATACCTCGGAAACTCAATCCCCAACCCCCAGACAATCATCTTCTCCCAATACCTCCCAAAGGCTATTAATGGCAGTTTCAGGAGTATGGGGATTTGTAGGCACAGCCCTATTTTTTTCTCGTTCAAAAAAAATGTAA
- a CDS encoding alkyl hydroperoxide reductase/ Thiol specific antioxidant/ Mal allergen (PFAM: AhpC/TSA family~COGs: COG1225 Peroxiredoxin~InterPro IPR000866:IPR017936~KEGG: cyc:PCC7424_5046 alkyl hydroperoxide reductase/thiol specific antioxidant/Mal allergen~PFAM: alkyl hydroperoxide reductase/ Thiol specific antioxidant/ Mal allergen~SPTR: Genome sequencing data, contig C325) translates to MSALKIGDRIPNFTLPSATGETVNIEDFIGKKSLVIYFYPKDDTPGCTAESCAFRDSYEVFTDAGAEVIGISGDSPESHQKFAQKYNLPFILLSDQGNKVRKLFGVPSTLFILPGRVTYVIDKEGIVKHIFDSMLDFKAHVDEAIKTIKSM, encoded by the coding sequence ATGTCTGCATTGAAAATAGGCGATCGCATTCCTAACTTTACCTTACCCTCCGCCACAGGAGAAACCGTTAACATAGAAGACTTTATCGGCAAAAAATCCCTTGTCATTTACTTCTACCCCAAAGACGACACCCCCGGATGTACCGCCGAATCATGTGCCTTTAGGGATAGTTACGAAGTATTTACCGATGCAGGGGCAGAAGTTATCGGCATTAGTGGGGATAGTCCTGAATCCCATCAAAAATTTGCCCAAAAATATAATTTACCCTTTATTTTGTTAAGTGATCAGGGAAATAAAGTCAGAAAATTGTTCGGTGTACCCTCCACCCTTTTTATCCTCCCCGGTAGAGTAACCTATGTCATCGATAAAGAAGGTATCGTAAAACATATTTTTGACTCCATGCTAGACTTCAAAGCCCATGTGGATGAAGCCATTAAGACTATCAAATCAATGTAA
- a CDS encoding protein of unknown function DUF305 (PFAM: Domain of unknown function (DUF305)~COGs: COG3544 conserved hypothetical protein~InterPro IPR005183~KEGG: ana:all7633 hypothetical protein~PFAM: protein of unknown function DUF305~SPTR: Putative uncharacterized protein) produces MRSTKKITSIIMATTLMGVLGACATPEEEDTLGLGGAESEINITEEPMDHSMMEHDHGMDHGAMNHDMHHAMELGEADEQYELRFIDAMIPHHQGALIMAQDAIENSSREEINALATQIVEAQQIEILEMQQWREQWYPEAPETPTAWDPQTNQTVPMTPEQISAMRMDMDLGVGDEEFDLRFINAMIPHHQAAIIMAEDALEKSDNPEIQALAQNVIMTQQAEIDQLEQWRNEWY; encoded by the coding sequence ATGCGTTCTACAAAAAAAATCACTTCTATTATTATGGCAACCACTTTAATGGGTGTTTTAGGGGCTTGTGCCACCCCCGAAGAAGAAGATACCCTCGGATTAGGAGGTGCCGAATCAGAAATTAATATTACAGAAGAACCCATGGATCATAGTATGATGGAGCATGATCATGGTATGGATCACGGTGCCATGAATCATGATATGCACCATGCCATGGAATTAGGAGAAGCCGATGAACAATATGAATTAAGGTTCATTGATGCGATGATTCCTCACCACCAAGGGGCATTAATCATGGCACAAGATGCGATCGAAAATTCCTCTCGAGAAGAAATCAACGCCTTGGCAACCCAAATCGTTGAAGCTCAACAAATAGAAATACTGGAAATGCAACAATGGCGGGAACAATGGTATCCCGAAGCTCCAGAAACTCCCACCGCATGGGATCCCCAAACCAATCAAACTGTGCCTATGACACCAGAGCAAATCAGCGCCATGCGTATGGATATGGATTTAGGTGTAGGGGATGAAGAATTTGATTTACGGTTTATTAATGCCATGATTCCCCATCACCAAGCAGCCATCATCATGGCGGAAGATGCCCTAGAAAAATCTGATAACCCTGAAATACAAGCACTAGCTCAAAATGTGATCATGACTCAACAAGCCGAAATAGATCAACTGGAACAGTGGCGCAATGAGTGGTACTAG
- a CDS encoding glutamate/cysteine ligase (PFAM: Glutamate-cysteine ligase family 2(GCS2)~TIGRFAM: glutamate--cysteine ligase, cyanobacterial, putative~COGs: COG2170 conserved hypothetical protein~InterPro IPR011792:IPR006336~KEGG: cyc:PCC7424_4239 glutamate/cysteine ligase~PFAM: glutamate--cysteine ligase GCS2~SPTR: Glutamate--cysteine ligase;~TIGRFAM: glutamate/cysteine ligase), with the protein MLLSKGFEVEVYTGTPQGEVVGLSSQIVRDLHGFVREPDSRNVEYTTAPLCNYDRLLCSLLRPRRDLRKYLKSLGDYTIIPGSTLSLGDSSRFYRSDPKNHYHDYIEKTYHTNIVTASIHINIGIDDIETLIRAYRLIRLEAPLILALSASSPFLDNQASGYHSTRWQLFPHTPQDVPLFHNHRHFVQWTEEQLVLGTMQNVRHLWCSVRPNGDNRPYSLNRLELRICDLVLNPIHLLAITALLEARIWQVLENKNLDPLQQSVINHGNLERELLDMVRYNEKAVSENSLDAQLFHWHDGRKIVAREWLEQLLEELLPIAKAKGFGCFLSPTYKILEQGNQAQQWLSQYAQGMPISEIITKAIKLTYQEEVDLEDKLCEQILVA; encoded by the coding sequence GTGCTACTATCAAAAGGTTTTGAAGTTGAAGTCTATACAGGGACACCACAAGGAGAAGTAGTGGGGCTTTCGAGTCAAATTGTCAGGGATTTACATGGCTTCGTTAGAGAACCAGATAGTCGTAATGTAGAATATACTACCGCTCCTTTGTGCAACTACGATCGCCTTTTATGCTCCCTATTACGTCCTCGCAGAGATTTAAGAAAATATTTAAAATCCCTAGGAGACTATACCATCATACCGGGTAGTACCCTCTCCCTAGGAGATAGTAGTCGCTTTTATCGCTCCGATCCCAAAAATCATTATCATGACTACATCGAAAAAACCTATCATACCAATATTGTCACCGCCAGTATCCACATCAACATCGGCATTGATGACATTGAAACCCTAATCCGAGCCTATCGTTTAATTAGACTAGAAGCTCCCTTAATTCTCGCCCTCAGTGCTTCTTCTCCCTTCCTCGATAACCAAGCCTCGGGTTATCATTCCACCCGTTGGCAACTGTTTCCCCACACCCCCCAAGATGTTCCCCTCTTCCACAATCATCGGCATTTTGTTCAATGGACAGAGGAGCAATTGGTTTTAGGTACCATGCAAAATGTACGACATTTATGGTGTTCCGTACGTCCTAACGGCGATAATCGCCCCTATAGTCTCAATCGTCTGGAGTTAAGGATTTGTGACTTGGTTTTAAATCCCATTCATCTCCTCGCCATTACAGCCCTCTTGGAGGCAAGAATTTGGCAGGTGTTAGAAAACAAAAATTTAGATCCCCTCCAACAGAGTGTTATCAACCACGGCAATTTGGAAAGGGAACTATTAGACATGGTGAGATACAATGAAAAGGCAGTGAGTGAGAATAGTTTGGATGCACAACTTTTCCACTGGCATGATGGTAGAAAAATAGTCGCCAGGGAATGGTTAGAGCAATTGTTAGAGGAACTATTACCCATAGCCAAGGCCAAAGGGTTTGGTTGTTTCCTCAGCCCTACCTATAAAATTCTTGAGCAGGGCAATCAAGCCCAACAATGGTTGAGTCAGTATGCACAAGGGATGCCTATTTCTGAGATTATCACCAAGGCAATTAAACTTACTTATCAAGAAGAAGTAGACTTAGAAGATAAGTTATGTGAGCAAATATTGGTCGCCTAA
- a CDS encoding aspartate kinase (PFAM: ACT domain; Amino acid kinase family~TIGRFAM: aspartate kinase, monofunctional class; aspartate kinase~COGs: COG0527 Aspartokinase~InterProIPR001341:IPR005260:IPR001048:IPR002912:IPR 018042~KEGG: cyc:PCC7424_3243 aspartate kinase~PFAM: aspartate/glutamate/uridylate kinase; amino acid-binding ACT domain protein~SPTR: Aspartokinase;~TIGRFAM: aspartate kinase; aspartate kinase, monofunctional class), whose translation MALIVQKYGGSSVGSTERIKEVSKRICATVKEGNQVVVVVSAMGKTTDSLVKLAQEISSNPCRREMDMLLSTGEQVSISLLSMALQEMGQPAISLTGAQVGIVTEAHHSKARILEIKTERVNKHLAEGKVIVVAGFQGISNLEELEITTLGRGGSDTSAVALAVAIGADCCEIYTDVPGILTTDPRIVPEAQLLSEITSDEMLELASLGAKVLHPRAVEIARNFGMPLVVKSSWTDDPGTRVISPPNQGRSLIGLEITKAVDAVQFDSDQAKIALLRVADRPGVAAKLFGEIARQDVDVDLIIQSIHEGNSNDIAFTVVKGMLPHAEAVANAIAPVLDENGTTDILVEQKIAKIAIAGAGMIGRPGIAAQMFRALADAGVNIQMISTSEVKVSCIVNQDECDRAIASLCNTFNIDSSNITYSEEKAEQGHLVPVRGVALDKNQAQIAILYVPDIPGMAGKIFTTLAEENISVDMIIQSQRCRLVDGVPMRDIAFTVAQSDAHQAAEAINRLQDSLKFRQVAIDDNIAKVSIVGSGMVGHPGIAAQFFAALAQEKINISMITTSEIKISCVVSQEQGIQALKAVHKAFNLGGEVKTDIPAVSWK comes from the coding sequence ATGGCGCTAATTGTCCAAAAATATGGTGGTAGTTCTGTAGGCTCTACGGAGAGAATAAAAGAAGTTAGTAAGCGGATTTGTGCAACCGTTAAAGAAGGTAATCAGGTTGTGGTAGTTGTTTCCGCTATGGGTAAGACTACGGATAGTTTGGTCAAGTTAGCGCAGGAAATTTCTAGTAATCCTTGTCGTCGAGAAATGGATATGTTGCTCTCTACGGGGGAACAGGTTTCCATCTCTTTGCTTAGTATGGCGTTGCAGGAAATGGGGCAACCTGCCATTTCTTTGACAGGGGCGCAGGTGGGTATTGTTACGGAAGCTCATCATAGCAAGGCGAGAATTTTAGAAATTAAAACCGAAAGGGTTAATAAGCATTTAGCGGAAGGAAAGGTCATCGTCGTGGCAGGTTTCCAAGGTATTAGTAACCTTGAGGAATTGGAGATTACAACCCTCGGTAGGGGTGGCTCTGATACTTCAGCGGTGGCTTTGGCTGTGGCTATTGGGGCGGATTGTTGCGAAATTTATACCGATGTGCCGGGTATTTTGACCACCGATCCGCGCATTGTGCCTGAAGCTCAATTATTGTCGGAGATTACCAGTGATGAGATGCTGGAGTTGGCGAGTTTGGGGGCGAAGGTTTTACATCCTCGGGCGGTGGAAATTGCTCGTAATTTTGGGATGCCTTTGGTGGTTAAATCTAGTTGGACGGATGATCCCGGTACGAGGGTAATTTCTCCCCCTAATCAGGGACGTTCTTTGATTGGTTTGGAAATTACTAAGGCGGTGGATGCGGTACAATTTGACTCGGATCAAGCCAAGATTGCCCTGTTGAGGGTGGCTGACCGCCCTGGGGTAGCAGCTAAGTTATTCGGGGAAATTGCCCGTCAGGATGTGGATGTGGACTTGATTATTCAGTCTATCCATGAGGGGAATAGTAATGATATTGCTTTTACGGTGGTTAAGGGAATGTTACCCCATGCCGAAGCCGTGGCAAATGCGATCGCCCCTGTACTAGATGAAAATGGTACCACGGATATTTTAGTGGAGCAAAAAATTGCTAAAATCGCCATCGCAGGGGCGGGAATGATTGGGCGCCCTGGTATTGCCGCACAGATGTTTAGGGCTTTGGCGGATGCAGGGGTGAATATTCAAATGATTTCTACCTCCGAGGTGAAGGTGAGTTGTATTGTTAATCAGGATGAGTGCGATCGGGCGATCGCCTCTTTGTGTAATACTTTTAATATCGATAGTTCTAATATCACCTACAGCGAAGAAAAAGCAGAACAAGGTCATCTCGTGCCTGTAAGGGGGGTTGCCCTCGATAAAAATCAAGCTCAAATCGCCATCCTCTATGTGCCAGATATACCCGGTATGGCAGGGAAAATCTTTACTACCCTCGCCGAGGAAAACATCAGCGTTGATATGATTATTCAATCCCAACGTTGTCGTTTAGTTGATGGTGTACCCATGCGCGACATTGCCTTTACTGTCGCCCAATCTGATGCCCATCAGGCCGCCGAAGCTATTAATAGATTACAAGATAGTCTCAAATTCCGCCAAGTGGCGATCGATGATAACATCGCCAAAGTAAGCATTGTCGGTTCTGGTATGGTAGGGCATCCCGGTATCGCCGCCCAATTTTTTGCCGCCCTTGCCCAAGAAAAAATTAACATCTCCATGATTACCACTTCAGAAATTAAAATTAGTTGTGTGGTATCCCAAGAACAAGGCATACAGGCCTTAAAAGCAGTCCATAAAGCCTTTAACCTTGGGGGAGAAGTCAAGACTGATATTCCCGCCGTTAGTTGGAAGTAG
- a CDS encoding hypothetical protein (KEGG: mar:MAE_04200 hypothetical protein~SPTR: Putative uncharacterized protein): MNRFDEEEQNILDSFEKGEWQSVKDEGRVKTLQSYAKATMAENQQVTLNLSSLDLGAIKAIALKKGISHENLISNILHDYVVSSSSNQL, encoded by the coding sequence ATGAATAGATTTGATGAGGAGGAACAAAATATATTAGATTCTTTTGAAAAAGGAGAGTGGCAATCAGTAAAGGATGAGGGGCGTGTTAAAACTCTTCAATCTTACGCCAAGGCTACGATGGCAGAAAATCAGCAGGTTACTTTAAATTTATCTTCTCTTGATTTAGGGGCAATAAAGGCGATCGCCCTTAAGAAGGGGATTTCCCATGAAAATCTTATATCTAATATATTACATGATTATGTAGTATCAAGCTCGAGCAATCAGTTGTAA
- a CDS encoding hypothetical protein (KEGG: maq:Maqu_2676 hypothetical protein~SPTR: Putative uncharacterized protein): MKVIRWNYEKNKLLVKDRGVSFEEVLLAMEKGFILDDYVHPNKDKYPHQRLLVVKIGEYAFLVPYVETEREIFLKTIIPSRKATKQYLGGKSL, translated from the coding sequence ATGAAGGTAATTAGATGGAATTATGAGAAAAATAAGCTATTGGTCAAAGATAGAGGAGTCTCTTTTGAGGAAGTATTATTGGCAATGGAGAAGGGTTTTATTTTAGATGACTATGTACATCCTAATAAGGATAAATACCCTCATCAGAGGCTACTTGTGGTTAAGATTGGAGAATATGCTTTTTTAGTACCTTATGTGGAAACGGAAAGAGAAATATTTTTGAAGACTATCATTCCATCTCGTAAAGCTACAAAACAATATTTAGGAGGTAAGAGTTTATGA
- a CDS encoding hypothetical protein (KEGG: cyh:Cyan8802_2119 hypothetical protein~SPTR: Putative uncharacterized protein) encodes MTHPAENDPIDSVLASLTNKYQQKSKPATKVENLADDLLADIESQFKQKKNNTHNPPPKTSGVDNALESLTQQLQTKHIPKKEISADDFEEIKRKELEEQRKAKAEARRKEELAKAEAQKKEELAKKAQLWLKNLDPNSDEGFWFSQFAMSYESKLQAAIDYLKALEN; translated from the coding sequence ATGACTCATCCAGCCGAAAACGATCCCATTGATTCTGTATTAGCCAGTTTGACCAATAAATATCAACAAAAGTCGAAACCAGCAACAAAAGTCGAAAATTTAGCTGATGATTTGTTGGCAGATATAGAGAGTCAGTTTAAACAGAAAAAAAATAATACTCATAATCCTCCCCCAAAAACCTCGGGAGTTGATAATGCCTTGGAATCTCTTACTCAACAGTTACAAACAAAACATATCCCTAAGAAAGAAATTTCAGCGGATGATTTTGAAGAAATAAAAAGGAAGGAACTAGAAGAACAAAGGAAAGCCAAAGCAGAAGCCAGAAGAAAAGAGGAATTAGCTAAGGCAGAAGCCCAAAAAAAAGAAGAATTAGCCAAAAAAGCCCAGTTATGGCTGAAAAATCTTGACCCTAATTCTGATGAGGGTTTTTGGTTTTCTCAGTTTGCCATGTCCTATGAGTCGAAGTTACAAGCCGCCATAGACTATCTCAAGGCCTTGGAGAATTAA
- a CDS encoding heat shock protein DnaJ domain protein (PFAM: DnaJ domain; Tetratricopeptide repeat~COGs: COG0484 DnaJ-class molecular chaperone with C-terminal Zn finger domain~InterPro IPR001623:IPR001440:IPR019734:IPR013026~KEGG: npu:Npun_F0151 heat shock protein DnaJ domain-containing protein~PFAM: heat shock protein DnaJ domain protein; Tetratricopeptide TPR_1 repeat-containing protein~SMART: heat shock protein DnaJ domain protein; Tetratricopeptide repeat~SPTR: Serine/Threonine protein kinase with WD40 repeats), which translates to MTGLEQYYRILKIESGASVEEIKKAYRQLAKKWHPDNFNDSPEKAELAEAKFLEIHEAYEILKNHGETQRFDGQHDSEKQKQTSTFVRRNLDTNEKKAEFYYQLGVEEAENEQWEEAVRYFSYAIKLDERFINAYFYRGAMLDKLGLKLRAESDWQQAEFLKSIQGNRVEFYEQNNNHKGKKSISYRQRGKNYGVSKKSSSSLNGLVMAGFGLVIIALSLALVNQNRNGGNNNQGFLPSLNGTIFLLSVDG; encoded by the coding sequence ATGACTGGACTAGAGCAATATTATAGAATACTAAAAATTGAGTCGGGAGCTAGTGTTGAAGAAATAAAAAAAGCCTATCGACAATTGGCGAAAAAATGGCATCCTGATAATTTTAATGATAGTCCAGAAAAAGCAGAATTAGCAGAAGCGAAGTTTTTGGAAATTCATGAAGCCTATGAGATATTAAAAAACCATGGGGAAACTCAAAGGTTTGATGGGCAACATGATAGTGAAAAACAGAAACAAACATCAACTTTTGTCAGAAGAAATTTAGACACTAACGAAAAAAAAGCAGAGTTTTATTATCAGTTGGGGGTAGAAGAGGCGGAAAATGAACAATGGGAAGAAGCGGTAAGATATTTTTCCTATGCCATTAAGTTGGATGAGCGTTTTATTAATGCTTATTTTTACCGTGGGGCAATGTTGGATAAGCTGGGATTAAAGTTGCGGGCGGAGTCTGACTGGCAACAGGCAGAATTCCTCAAGAGTATTCAGGGTAATAGGGTAGAATTTTATGAGCAGAATAACAATCACAAAGGTAAAAAATCAATAAGTTATAGGCAAAGAGGAAAAAACTATGGAGTCTCGAAAAAAAGTAGTAGTAGTTTAAATGGATTGGTTATGGCAGGATTTGGCTTGGTTATCATTGCTTTGAGTCTAGCTTTAGTTAATCAAAATAGAAATGGTGGTAATAATAATCAGGGTTTTTTGCCATCATTAAATGGCACTATTTTTTTGTTGTCTGTTGATGGTTAA
- a CDS encoding hypothetical protein (PFAM: Protein of unknown function (DUF3153)~KEGG: cyh:Cyan8802_1546 hypothetical protein~SPTR: Putative uncharacterized protein) yields MIKAILQRLILFVVLIVFLTGCVRYDVGVNFSQANKGTIIQHIKLGEQLTSFSEAEGNAWLNGIQKQALKLHGKVKRLSAEELVVTIPFNNGQDLVNKFNQFFLSGVDSKVNRDLTQNQGDSLLDLEASMDIKQSNGIFIERNVLHFSADLTPLGVVSDEGNIIISSGDLINLQLSFNFPWGAKLITNDFPTWTRGDDNQYNVSLKAGQVNDVTAIFWVPNYIGLGAGAIALFTLLGFILKYPKSLKSLKKVS; encoded by the coding sequence ATGATAAAGGCTATTTTGCAAAGGTTAATTTTATTTGTTGTTTTAATTGTTTTTCTCACAGGCTGTGTACGTTATGATGTGGGCGTAAATTTTTCTCAGGCAAATAAAGGTACTATCATTCAACATATCAAATTAGGTGAACAGTTAACCAGTTTTAGTGAGGCGGAGGGTAATGCTTGGTTAAATGGTATCCAAAAACAGGCGCTGAAGTTGCATGGCAAGGTAAAAAGGTTATCTGCTGAGGAGTTGGTGGTGACTATCCCTTTTAATAATGGACAGGATTTGGTGAATAAGTTTAATCAGTTTTTTCTTTCTGGGGTTGATTCTAAGGTAAATCGTGATTTGACGCAAAATCAGGGGGATAGTTTACTGGATTTAGAGGCTAGTATGGATATTAAACAAAGTAATGGCATTTTTATTGAAAGAAATGTGTTACATTTTTCGGCGGATTTAACTCCTTTGGGGGTGGTTTCTGATGAGGGTAATATTATTATTTCTTCGGGGGATTTGATTAATTTACAGTTGAGTTTTAATTTTCCTTGGGGTGCAAAGTTAATTACTAATGATTTTCCTACTTGGACAAGGGGAGATGATAATCAGTATAATGTCAGTCTTAAGGCTGGACAAGTTAATGATGTGACTGCTATTTTCTGGGTACCTAATTATATCGGTTTGGGAGCAGGGGCGATCGCCCTTTTCACTTTATTAGGTTTTATTCTCAAATATCCTAAGTCTCTCAAGTCTCTTAAAAAAGTTAGTTAA
- a CDS encoding AMP-dependent synthetase and ligase (PFAM: AMP-binding enzyme~COGs: COG0318 Acyl-CoA synthetase (AMP-forming)/AMP-acid ligase II~InterPro IPR000873:IPR020845~KEGG: mar:MAE_58410 O-succinylbenzoic acid--CoA ligase~PFAM: AMP-dependent synthetase and ligase~SPTR: Similar to tr|A0YQ25|A0YQ25_9CYAN O-succinylbenzoic acid--CoA ligase) — translation MILDQLKIFENNCTYNNQHISLEIKYYINKIIKRENQQNRIIFLSTNNPQQFISVFFASIITKSSIFLLNPHWQQEELQQVYKLVKPDFLFSDHLEKTYYNPPHNHSYQGIMIPTGGTSGNIKFAIHTWETLNASAKGFSQFWQRRKINFFCCLPLYHVSGLMQIVRTFVTGGSLAIYDYSLLKKEIQNHNYDNFFISLVPTQLNFLLENFPDWLKKFETVLVGGSATPKTLLQNCYRQKINLALTYGMTETASGVTILKPENFFKGINNSGHLLPHSQIVIKKNQAKFGQIIIKSDSLFKGYYPHYKNSNYFLTDDLGYFDQDNFLHIVGRNSQKIISGGENVYPCEIENVVIKTGLVKDIVVVGKNDHYWGQIICAVYVAISGYDTEYLVNNIKAKLRSHLSHYKIPKLWLKVDQIPRNPQGKIDYGYLEKMLTMDNSS, via the coding sequence ATGATCTTAGACCAGCTAAAAATATTTGAAAATAACTGCACTTATAATAATCAACATATTTCCTTAGAAATAAAATACTATATCAATAAAATTATCAAACGAGAAAATCAGCAAAACAGAATTATATTTTTGTCCACTAATAACCCTCAACAATTTATTAGTGTCTTCTTTGCTTCCATTATCACCAAATCATCTATTTTTTTACTCAACCCTCATTGGCAACAAGAAGAACTACAGCAAGTATATAAATTAGTAAAACCTGACTTTCTTTTTAGTGATCACTTAGAAAAAACATATTATAACCCTCCTCATAATCATTCATATCAGGGAATTATGATACCCACAGGGGGAACATCAGGAAACATCAAATTTGCCATTCATACCTGGGAAACTCTTAATGCTTCAGCGAAAGGATTTAGTCAGTTTTGGCAAAGAAGAAAGATCAATTTTTTTTGTTGTCTTCCTCTTTATCATGTCAGTGGTTTAATGCAGATTGTGAGGACATTTGTAACAGGGGGAAGTCTTGCAATTTATGATTATTCCTTACTAAAAAAAGAAATACAAAATCACAATTATGATAATTTTTTTATTTCTCTAGTACCTACCCAGTTGAATTTTTTATTGGAAAATTTCCCTGATTGGTTAAAAAAATTTGAGACAGTGTTAGTGGGAGGTAGTGCCACTCCCAAAACGTTGCTACAAAATTGTTATCGGCAAAAAATAAATCTTGCTTTAACTTATGGCATGACAGAAACGGCTTCGGGTGTGACTATCTTAAAGCCAGAAAATTTTTTTAAGGGTATTAATAACTCTGGTCATCTTTTACCCCATAGTCAAATTGTAATCAAAAAGAATCAAGCAAAATTTGGTCAAATAATTATCAAAAGTGATTCTTTATTCAAAGGATATTATCCCCATTATAAAAATTCTAATTATTTCCTTACAGATGATTTAGGCTATTTTGATCAGGATAATTTTTTACATATTGTTGGGCGTAATAGTCAGAAAATTATCTCTGGGGGTGAGAATGTTTATCCTTGTGAAATAGAGAATGTTGTTATCAAAACAGGTTTAGTCAAGGATATTGTTGTTGTCGGTAAAAATGATCATTATTGGGGTCAAATTATCTGTGCGGTATATGTTGCAATTTCTGGTTATGACACAGAGTATTTAGTTAATAATATTAAAGCTAAATTACGATCGCACCTTAGCCATTATAAAATACCAAAACTATGGTTAAAAGTAGATCAAATTCCTCGTAACCCTCAAGGGAAAATTGACTATGGTTACTTAGAAAAAATGCTCACCATGGATAATTCATCTTAG